The following are encoded together in the Gasterosteus aculeatus chromosome 7, fGasAcu3.hap1.1, whole genome shotgun sequence genome:
- the apbb3 gene encoding amyloid-beta A4 precursor protein-binding family B member 3 isoform X1, protein MLEGGAMMGKDYMLAILIVNYDDNIWTDQNLQLDPDLPSGWRTIKDSTGTYYWHVPTGATQWQHPRLSGSSQLLDTQLNGGHQSSNKETGMKPETRSLRHEDYLRYHNPNSKWFAVRSLGWLEVEEEDLSPGRSSLALSNVIQQLSHCGSPEQRDRQGARGEGQEMMLVLKKDTLTLLDPLDHTSLHCQPISNIRVWGVGCNNGRDFAFVAGDKDSCVLKCHVFRCDAPAKAIAMALHEMCSKMMSEKTSMRPSRSLTMESISPEDLPRQVEFQEAMRKQVQKFDVQYVGNLPVSRAMGMEVLNRAIESIMNSTDRDEWEATVIHITDNILSLWKGKEGEEPLWECQVRFLTFLGVGHDSRTFAVIVDGGTQRFECHVFWCEPDAGNLSEAVQGACMVQYQKCLVAQTPPPRTKSWRAASSKVKRANSVDSFPPITSNLQGNSNSGGAMIPRMTKGDSGVRRGMLAFFETFQKQAAIS, encoded by the exons ATGTTGGAGGGCGGAGCCATGATGGGCAAAGATTACATGTTGGCCATCCTCATAGTCAACTATGAcg acaaCATCTGGACCGACCAGAACCTGCAGCTGGATCCAGATCTACCCTCTGGCTGGAGAACCATCAAAGATTCAACAGGAACGTACTACTGGCACGTTCCCACTGGGGCCACCCAGTGGCAGCACCCCCGGCTCAGTGGGTCATCCCAGCTGCTCGACACGCAG CTGAATGGCGGACATCAGAGCTCCAACAAAGAGACAGGAATGAAGCCTGAGAccag GTCTTTGCGGCATGAAGATTATCTCAGATACCACAACCCCAATTCCaag TGGTTTGCAGTTCGCTCTCTGGGCTGgctggaggtggaagaggaggacctGTCTCCCGGTCGTAGCAGTCTCGCTCTCAGTAACGTCATCCAACAGCTGTCTCACTGCGGCAGCCCAGAGCAGAGAGACAGGCAAGGGGCCCGGGGGGAG GGTCAGGAGATGATGCTGGTACTGAAGAAGGACACTCTGACTTTGTTGGACCCTTTAGACCACACTTCACTGCACTGTCAGCCAATCAGCAACATCCGTGTATGGGGTGTGGGCTGCAACAACGGCAG gGACTTTGCCTTTGTGGCCGGCGATAAGGACAGCTGTGTGTTGAAGTGTCACGTGTTTCGCTGTGATGCTCCAGCCAAAGCCATCGCCATGGCGCTGCACGAGATGTGCTCCAAG ATGATGTCAGAGAAGACATCAATGAGGCCGTCTCGCTCGCTGACAATGGAGAGTATCTCACCCGAAGACCTGCCCCGACAAG TGGAGTTTCAGGAGGCGATGAGAAAGCAGGTCCAGAAGTTTGATGTGCAGTACGTTGGTAACCTGCCGGTGTCCAGAGCAATGG GTATGGAGGTATTGAACAGAGCGATAGAGAGCATCATGAACTCCACGGACAGAGACGAGTGGGAGGCGACGGTGATCCACATCACCGATAACATCTTGTCCCTGTGGAAGGGAAAG gaaggggaggagcctcTCTGGGAGTGCCAGGTGCGTTTTCTCACCTTCCTGGGCGTCGGCCACGACAGCCGCACCTTTGCCGTGATAGTGGACGGCGGCACGCAGAGGTTCGAGTGTCACGTGTTCTGGTGCGAGCCGGATGCGGGAAACCTGTCTGAGGCGGTGCAAGGAGCGTGTATG GTCCAGTATCAGAAGTGTCTGGTAGCTCAGACTCCGCCTCCGAGGACCAAGTCATGGCGTGCGGCTTCGTCGAAGGTCAAACGGGCAAACTCCGTGGACTCCTTCCCGCCTATAACCTCCAATCTCCAAGGCAACAGCAATAGCGGCGGCGCGATGATACCCAGGATGACCAAGGGCGACAGCGGCGTGAGGAGGGGGATGCTGGCCTTCTTTGAAACTTTTCAGAAACAAGCCGCCATCTCCTAA
- the apbb3 gene encoding amyloid-beta A4 precursor protein-binding family B member 3 isoform X2 — protein MLEGGAMMGKDYMLAILIVNYDDNIWTDQNLQLDPDLPSGWRTIKDSTGTYYWHVPTGATQWQHPRLSGSSQLLDTQWFAVRSLGWLEVEEEDLSPGRSSLALSNVIQQLSHCGSPEQRDRQGARGEGQEMMLVLKKDTLTLLDPLDHTSLHCQPISNIRVWGVGCNNGRDFAFVAGDKDSCVLKCHVFRCDAPAKAIAMALHEMCSKMMSEKTSMRPSRSLTMESISPEDLPRQVEFQEAMRKQVQKFDVQYVGNLPVSRAMGMEVLNRAIESIMNSTDRDEWEATVIHITDNILSLWKGKEGEEPLWECQVRFLTFLGVGHDSRTFAVIVDGGTQRFECHVFWCEPDAGNLSEAVQGACMVQYQKCLVAQTPPPRTKSWRAASSKVKRANSVDSFPPITSNLQGNSNSGGAMIPRMTKGDSGVRRGMLAFFETFQKQAAIS, from the exons ATGTTGGAGGGCGGAGCCATGATGGGCAAAGATTACATGTTGGCCATCCTCATAGTCAACTATGAcg acaaCATCTGGACCGACCAGAACCTGCAGCTGGATCCAGATCTACCCTCTGGCTGGAGAACCATCAAAGATTCAACAGGAACGTACTACTGGCACGTTCCCACTGGGGCCACCCAGTGGCAGCACCCCCGGCTCAGTGGGTCATCCCAGCTGCTCGACACGCAG TGGTTTGCAGTTCGCTCTCTGGGCTGgctggaggtggaagaggaggacctGTCTCCCGGTCGTAGCAGTCTCGCTCTCAGTAACGTCATCCAACAGCTGTCTCACTGCGGCAGCCCAGAGCAGAGAGACAGGCAAGGGGCCCGGGGGGAG GGTCAGGAGATGATGCTGGTACTGAAGAAGGACACTCTGACTTTGTTGGACCCTTTAGACCACACTTCACTGCACTGTCAGCCAATCAGCAACATCCGTGTATGGGGTGTGGGCTGCAACAACGGCAG gGACTTTGCCTTTGTGGCCGGCGATAAGGACAGCTGTGTGTTGAAGTGTCACGTGTTTCGCTGTGATGCTCCAGCCAAAGCCATCGCCATGGCGCTGCACGAGATGTGCTCCAAG ATGATGTCAGAGAAGACATCAATGAGGCCGTCTCGCTCGCTGACAATGGAGAGTATCTCACCCGAAGACCTGCCCCGACAAG TGGAGTTTCAGGAGGCGATGAGAAAGCAGGTCCAGAAGTTTGATGTGCAGTACGTTGGTAACCTGCCGGTGTCCAGAGCAATGG GTATGGAGGTATTGAACAGAGCGATAGAGAGCATCATGAACTCCACGGACAGAGACGAGTGGGAGGCGACGGTGATCCACATCACCGATAACATCTTGTCCCTGTGGAAGGGAAAG gaaggggaggagcctcTCTGGGAGTGCCAGGTGCGTTTTCTCACCTTCCTGGGCGTCGGCCACGACAGCCGCACCTTTGCCGTGATAGTGGACGGCGGCACGCAGAGGTTCGAGTGTCACGTGTTCTGGTGCGAGCCGGATGCGGGAAACCTGTCTGAGGCGGTGCAAGGAGCGTGTATG GTCCAGTATCAGAAGTGTCTGGTAGCTCAGACTCCGCCTCCGAGGACCAAGTCATGGCGTGCGGCTTCGTCGAAGGTCAAACGGGCAAACTCCGTGGACTCCTTCCCGCCTATAACCTCCAATCTCCAAGGCAACAGCAATAGCGGCGGCGCGATGATACCCAGGATGACCAAGGGCGACAGCGGCGTGAGGAGGGGGATGCTGGCCTTCTTTGAAACTTTTCAGAAACAAGCCGCCATCTCCTAA
- the sra1 gene encoding steroid receptor RNA activator 1 produces the protein MEDRYIKPGNQERGWNDPPQFSYGLQMAHGPQRNLLNKRAAAPAGTGAPPITPPSSSPMAPPPPSDLTPPPPPLGPARPPLGCSTTQKGSGPLLGPLRSQRDKDSSHSEAEPDVEGLMLVLNQALDACRPTVKDQVCSDVAKRLRLLEASWRSGTLSLPVRRRMDTLSLELQSGRWDSADDIHRSLMVDHVTEVSQWMVGVKRLIAETRNLNPERLEPLQKPLGPAHDTPAPHQDSTAPDHDHGAPV, from the exons ATGGAGGACAGGTACATTAAACCAG GTAACCAGGAGCGGGGCTGGAACGACCCCCCTCAGTTCTCCTATGGGCTCCAGATGGCCCACGGGCCACAGAGGAACCTCCTGAACAAGAGAGCTGCTGCACCGGCAG GTACAGGGGCCCCACCCAttacccctccctcctccagtcctatggctcctcctcctccaagtgATcttacgccgccgccgcctcctctagGCCCAG CTCGTCCTCCTCTGGGCTGCAGTACCACGCAGAAGGGGAGTGGTCCCCTTCTCGGACCACTGAGAAGTCAGAGGGACAAAGACAGCAGCCATTCAGAGGCCGAGCCGGACGTAGAGGGCCTGATGTTGGTGTTGAACCAAGCGCTCGATGCCTGCAGACCGACTGTTAAA GACCAGGTGTGTAGTGATGTTGCAaagaggctccgcctcctggaGGCCAGCTGGAGGTCAGGTACACTCAGCCTACCTGTGAGGAGACGCATGGACACTCTCTCTTTAG agTTACAGTCTGGTCGCTGGGACTCAGCTGACGACATCCATCGCTCCCTGATGGTCGATCATGTGACTGAAGTCAGCCAATGGATGGTTGGTGTCAAACGACTTATCGCTGAGACCAGAAACCTGAATCCAGAACGTTTAGAACCACTTCAGAAACCTCTGGGACCGGCCCACGACACTCCAGCACCACATCAGGACTCTACAGCACCAGACCACGACCATGGGGCACCAGTCTAG